The Proteiniphilum propionicum genome contains the following window.
CCATTAAGGTGATTTAGGTCAATAATTTAATTCGATCTGTTATGGACTTTGAAGTGTATTGCGATGAAAGTGGTTTAGAGGCACTGACCAACAAGAAAGCGCACCTCTATACGGCCATTGGGGGTATATGGATCAATGCTTCTGATAGGAACAGGTTGAAAACTGATCTGTCTGCTGTTAAATCGAAACACAAAATTAATGGTGAATTCAAATGGAATAAGGTGTC
Protein-coding sequences here:
- a CDS encoding DUF3800 domain-containing protein, with product MDFEVYCDESGLEALTNKKAHLYTAIGGIWINASDRNRLKTDLSAVKSKHKINGEFKWNKVSPAYEPFIQPIRKDLLD